GTCGTTGATCATGGCCTTGACCGATTGACCGTCAACCGTGGCGAAGCGGTAGTCGGCATACATTGTCGGCGAGTGGTTGCCCCATACGCACAGCTTTTCGATCTGGGAGACGGGCTTGCCGATCTTTGCCGCGACTTGCGACAGCGCGCGGTTGTGGTCGAGGCGCAGCATGGCGGTGAAATTCTTCGCAGGCAGGTTCGGTGCGGACTTCATGGCAATGTAGGCATTGGTGTTTGCCGGGTTGCCGACAACCAGGACCTTGACGTTGCGCGATGCCACGGCGTCCAGCGCCTTGCCTTGCACGGTGAAAATCTGTGCATTCGCTTCGAGCAGATCCTTGCGCTCCATGCCCGGTCCGCGCGGACGTGCGCCGACCAGCAGCGCAACATCGATATCCTTGAATGCAGTCATCGGATCGCTGTGTGCAGTCATGCCGGCCAGCAGCGGGAATGCGCAGTCGTCGATTTCCATCATCACGCCTTTGAGAGCCTTTTGCGCTTTTTCGTCGGGGATTTCCAGCAACTGCAGAATAACGGGCTGGTCTTTGCCGAGCATGTCGCCGTTTGCGATGCGGAACAGCAGGGAGTAGCCGATTTGGCCGGCGGCGCCGGTGACGGCAACGCGCATGGGGGCTTTAGCCATGATGAATCTCCAAAGTGGTAATGAAAACGGAGTGGAACGTTCAGAAAATTTCTGCAAGCCTGTAATAATACCGTTGAAAGCCTGCCAAGTCACAGCCTGCACCCTGTCGTGGGCGGGTCTTGCAGTGCTTGAATGTCATGCAAGGCTCCGCATTTTCAAGGCATGAGTACGGTCAATAATTGCTCGCGAGTGTAGGCGCACATGGCTGCTCTGTCAATGACTATCTTATGTCTTATATAAGACATATCACACGTCACTTTTTGCTAGACTGCAAAGGGTATTTTGTGGTGAAATCTGGCGCTATGAGTTCCAATCCGTCCAACTTGTCGGCCAACAGCGCATCTGGTGCGGGGGCTTCTGCTTCTGGAGCATCATCGCCCACCTTCAGTCCGCTTTATCAGCAAATCAAGGGGCTTATCACGCAGAGCCTCCAGTCCGGCGAGTGGAAGCCTGGTGAATTGATCCCAAGCGAGGTCGAATTGGCCGCGCGTTTCAAGGTAAGCCAGGGAACCGTACGCAAGGCGATCGACGAGTTGGCGGCGGAGAATCTGGTCATGCGCCGTCAAGGCAAAGGAACGTTTGTCGCGACCCATCACGAGGCGCGCGCGCAATTCCGTTTCCTCCGTCTGATGCCCGATGCGGGCGAGCCGCATAACGCAGATAACAAGATTCTTGAGGTCAAGCGTTTGCGCGCTCCGGCGGAGGTTGCACGTCTGCTTGAT
The Noviherbaspirillum cavernae DNA segment above includes these coding regions:
- a CDS encoding GntR family transcriptional regulator, with protein sequence MSSNPSNLSANSASGAGASASGASSPTFSPLYQQIKGLITQSLQSGEWKPGELIPSEVELAARFKVSQGTVRKAIDELAAENLVMRRQGKGTFVATHHEARAQFRFLRLMPDAGEPHNADNKILEVKRLRAPAEVARLLDIKSGDSVVFIRRVQSFDGAPTIVEELWLPGVIFRGLTAERLVEYKGPMYGLFETEFGTRMIRAAEKIRAVAADEVTAELLSIALNTPLLSVERVSYTYGDKPVEVRRGLYLTDHHHYQNELS
- a CDS encoding malate dehydrogenase; this translates as MAKAPMRVAVTGAAGQIGYSLLFRIANGDMLGKDQPVILQLLEIPDEKAQKALKGVMMEIDDCAFPLLAGMTAHSDPMTAFKDIDVALLVGARPRGPGMERKDLLEANAQIFTVQGKALDAVASRNVKVLVVGNPANTNAYIAMKSAPNLPAKNFTAMLRLDHNRALSQVAAKIGKPVSQIEKLCVWGNHSPTMYADYRFATVDGQSVKAMINDDAWNKDVFLPTVGKRGAAIIEARGLSSAASAANAAIDHVRDWVLGTNGKWTTMGIPSDGSYGIPEGTMFGFPVTTENGEYKIVQGLDIDAFSQERINVTLKELLEEREGVKHLVG